From Gopherus flavomarginatus isolate rGopFla2 chromosome 7, rGopFla2.mat.asm, whole genome shotgun sequence, the proteins below share one genomic window:
- the PWWP2A gene encoding PWWP domain-containing protein 2A isoform X2, whose protein sequence is MFGPHGIPVTIFPKREYKDKPEAMQLQSKPFQDETQVKCEASGAVPDDSSSPIQPSEPSLAKSLWTSKPPPLFHEGAPYPPPLFIRDTYNQSIPQPPPRKIKRPKRKMYREEPTSIMNAIKLRPRQVLCDKCKNSVVAEKKEIKKSGNASDCLKYEDHKKRRNESVTTVNKKLKTDHKVDGKSQNESQKRNAVVKVSNISHSRSKVVKVSAQANTSKAQLNTKKVLQSKNMDHAKAREVLKMAKEKAQKKQSATSTSKNAHSKVHFTRRLQNTSSGSLPPRLRLKPQRYRNEENDSSLKTGLEKIRSGKMATKPQSRCSSTRSAGEAPSENQSPSEGPEEASGEVQDTSEVHVTVDQDEHQTLGKRGSKSNITVYMTLNQKKSDSSSASVCSSDSTDDLKSTNSECSSTESFDFPPGSMHAPSSSSSSSSKEEKKLSNSLKMKVFSKNVSKCVTPDGRTICVGDIVWAKIYGFPWWPARILTITVSRKDNGLLVRQEARISWFGSPTTSFLALSQLSPFLENFQSRFNKKRKGLYRKAITEAAKAAKQLTPEVRALLTQFET, encoded by the coding sequence gTTTGGACCCCATGGAATCCCTGTGACCATATTTCCTAAAAGGGAATACAAGGATAAACCTGAAGCCATGCAGCTCCAAAGTAAACCATTCCAAGATGAGACACAGGTGAAGTGTGAAGCCAGTGGTGCAGTCCCTGATGACTCTTCTTCTCCCATTCAGCCATCAGAACCTAGCCTTGCTAAAAGCCTATGGACTTCTAAACCACCTCCCCTCTTCCATGAGGGAGCGCCATATCCTCCTCCTTTATTTATCAGGGACACGTATAACCAATCAATACCTCAGCCTCCTCCCCGAAAAATTAAGCGGCCCAAGCGGAAAATGTACAGGGAGGAACCCACTTCTATTATGAATGCTATCAAATTACGACCGAGGCAGGTCTTATGTGACAAATGTAAAAACAGTGTTGTTGCAGAaaaaaaagagattaaaaaaagtgGCAATGCAAGTGACTGCTTAAAATATGAGGATCATAAAAAGCGAAGAAACGAGAGTGTAACTACTGTGAATAAAAAACTTAAAACTGACCATAAAGTAGATGGAAAAAGCCAAAATGAAAGCCAGAAAAGAAATGCTGTGGTCAAAGTTTCAAATATTTCCCACAGCAGAAGCAAAGTAGTTAAAGTTTCTGCTCAAGCAAACACTTCGAAAGCTCAGTTAAATACTAAAAAAGTTCTCCAGAGCAAAAACATGGATCATGCAAAAGCTCGAGAAGTTTTGAAAATGGCCAAAGAGAAGGCACAAAAGAAACAGAGTGCAACTTCCACTTCCAAAAATGCACATTCAAAGGTCCATTTTACACGACGTCTTCAGAACACCAGCTCAGGTTCCCTTCCACCCCGATTGCGTTTAAAACCACAAAGGTACCGGAATGAAGAAAACGACTCATCTCTCAAGACAGGACTCGAGAAAATACGGAGTGGCAAGATGGCAACTAAGCCCCAGTCTCGCTGCTCCTCCACCCGCTCAGCAGGTGAGGCCCCTTCAGAAAATCAGAGCCCCTCAGAAGGCCCTGAAGAGGCCAGCGGTGAGGTTCAGGACACGAGTGAAGTGCATGTAACTGTTGATCAGGATGAACACCAGACATTGGGCAAGAGAGGCAGCAAAAGCAATATAACAGTTTACATGACCCTTAATCAAAAGAAATCTGACTCTTCCAGTGCATCAGTGTGTAGTAGTGATAGCACAGACGATTTGAAATCCACCAACTCAGAGTGTAGTTCTACTGAAAGCTTTGATTTTCCTCCAGGCAGCATGCAtgcaccttcctcctcctcctcctcctcttcaaaggaagagaaaaagctcAGTAATTCCTTGAAAATGAAAGTCTTTTCCAAAAACGTCTCTAAATGTGTCACACCAGATGGCAGGACCATATGTGTAGGGGACATTGTTTGGGCCAAGATTTATGGCTTCCCTTGGTGGCCAGCCCGTATTCTTACTATAACTGTGAGCCGGAAAGATAATGGCCTTTTAGTTCGACAGGAGGCCCGCATTTCGTGGTTTGGGTCCCCAACAACATCTTTTCTTGCTCTTTCACAACTGTCCCCCTTTTTAGAAAACTTTCAGTCGCGCTTTAATAAGAAGAGAAAGGGCCTTTACCGCAAGGCCATCACAGAGGCAGCTAAGGCTGCTAAGCAGCTGACTCCCGAAGTTCGGGCCCTGCTGACACAGTTTGAAACGTGA